From the Ciconia boyciana chromosome 24, ASM3463844v1, whole genome shotgun sequence genome, one window contains:
- the LOC140643631 gene encoding la-related protein 6-like produces MSSRSSGVALGAGSQPSCSTPLPVQRNSFPALHLPPQSRSLALLSHEDFFQSFNRSFCDVNDALGADLLDCNYSIPDPQLVRRIVSQVEFYLSDENLAKDAFLLKHVQKNKMGFVSIKLLTSFKKVKYLTRDWRLTLYALQFSELLEVNEEGTKVRRRVPVPESLLSIPPSKLLLAWQLLPQEQDMLPPLQKNFLETITRMFSPFGAIASIRILRPGRKLPSDVRKYTSRFPELLSKCCALVEYESLESARKAFEDLGRQSRPGGESIRVVRLCGKGSKKKPGAETDVVEELVDPLGWKVQMATTTFPYGIRDSLLCSSPESDGAPALLPPFLNKDPSAPAWSSSDFKRSDFSNAFTGSLLTSKVFPDLGTGWGTGSGSGLCSSTERTRSCSWGSGASTWVPWCSSPSPDAKHPPSNPLAQKRAHEPLGMRDGVLRLPHGPDGTKGFCSSFGRGDIVLRQ; encoded by the exons ATGTCATCACGTAGCTCTGGGGTGGCCTTAGGGGCTGgttcccagcccagctgcagcaccccTCTGCCAGTGCAAAGAAATTCCTTCCCGGCGCTGCATCTTCCACCGCAGAGCCGCTCACTCGCCCTGCTCAGCCATGAAGACTTCTTTCAGAGCTTCAACAG gagctTCTGCGATGTGAACGATGCTTTGGGGGCTGATCTGTTGGACTGCAACTACTCCATCCCTGATCCGCAGCTGGTCCGGAGGATTGTGTCCCAGGTAGAGTTCTACCTCTCTGATGAGAACCTGGCCAAGGATGCTTTCCTCCTGAAACATGTCCAGAAGAACAAGATGGGCTTCGTCAGCATCAAACTACTGACATCCTTCAAGAAG gtGAAATACCTGACGCGCGACTGGCGGCTCACGCTCTATGCCCTGCAGTTCTcggagctgctggaggtgaaCGAGGAGGGCACCAAAGTGAGGCGGCGGGTCCCTGTCCCTGAGTCCCTGCTGAGCATCCCCCCCAGCAAACTGCTGCTggcctggcagctgctgccccaggagCAGGACATGCTGCCGCCGCTCCAGAAGAACTTCCTTGAGACCATCACGAGGATGTTCAGCCCCTTCGGCGCCATCGCCTCCATCCGCATCCTGCGGCCAGGCCGCAAGCTGCCCTCGGATGTGAGGAAATACACCTCGCGCTTCCCTGAGCTGCTGAGCAAGTGCTGCGCACTGGTGGAGTACGAGAGCCTGGAGAGCGCCCGCAAGGCCTTTGAGGACCTCGGCCGCCAAAGCCGCCCAGGCGGCGAAAGCATCAGGGTAGTCCGGCTCTGTGGGAAGGGCTCGAAGAAGAAACCTGGGGCCGAGACAGATGTAGTGGAGGAGCTGGTGGACCCGCTGGGTTGGAAGGTGCAGATGGCGACCACAACCTTCCCCTACGGCATCAGGgactccctgctctgcagctccccagaGTCGGATGGTGCCCCGGCATTGCTGCCCCCCTTCCTGAACAAGGACCCCTCGGCACCTGCCTGGTCCAGCAGTGACTTCAAGCGCAGCGACTTCAGCAATGCCTTCACTGGATCACTCCTCACCAGCAAAGTCTTCCCTGACCTCGGGACAGGCTGGGGCACTGGCAGCGGCTCtggcctctgctccagcaccgaGAGGACCcgcagctgcagctgggggagTGGGGCAAGTACCTGGGTGCCCTGGTGCAGCAGCCCCTCTCCAGATGCCAAACACCCTCCCAGCAATCCCCTGGCACAAAAGCGGGCGCATGAGCCCCTAGGCATGAGGGATGGGGTGCTTCGCCTGCCCCATGGCCCCGATGGCACCAAAGGCTTCTGCAGCAGTTTTGGGAGAGGAGACATTGTCCTCCGGCAATGA